The Leptospira ryugenii genome includes the window CCGACTCTGGACGATAGACCATGGGGACAATGGAATCAATGGAGCAAGGCTCGTCGCCATTGATCTCTCCAATGGATCCATTCAGATTGACCATACTTTTTCCAAAGAAGTGGCTCCTGTATTATCCTACTTGCAAGATTTGGTTATAGACCCAAGCGGAAACTACGTGATCATTGCAGATGTAAACTTTTTTGGCAAAAAGCCAGCCTTTGTTCTCTATGACATACGAAACAAAAGAGAAAGAAGAGCATTAGAAAACATCCCGGAAGTTAAACCAAAAGATTTTTTGATCCAAGCATATAGTGGTCCTATGTCCCGTCTGGGAGGACTCATTGCGATGAAACCTGGAATTGACTCAATCGCCATAGATTCAAAATCAGAATGGGTGTACTTTGCAGCAATGACGCATGATCGTTTGTATCGTATCCCCTTTCTCAAGTTAATTGATGAATCATTGGGAGAAAATGAACTAAAGGCATCGATAGAAGATTTTGGTCCCAAAATACTCTCTGATGGGATTACCATCGACAATGAGGGCAATCTCTTCCTAACAGATGTCGAACACCAAGCAATTGCTAAATTAAGTAAAAATGGTGAATTGGTATACTCAATCCAGAGCAAACGGTTTCGTTGGCCGGACGGACTGTCCTGGGGTCCAGATGGATATTTATACATCGCAGATAGTGATATCCCAAGTTTGGTCTTACAGCCCAAAGCAAAGATATTGGAACATGCACCTTTTCAACTCTTTCGTTACAAACCTGGTAGCCAAGGCCGAATTGGGCATTGAACTTTTCTCCTCCCCAGGCCTATCGGGGAGGAGAAGCGGTTTCTACTTCCTTACAAAGTTTTAAACATTAACTTTCCCTTTGATCTATGTGTTCTTGATATAAAGATGTATCCCTGACCATCCAAAATAAAAATATCTACTTCAGGATATCGGATCTATCCAATAGAGAAACACCTGTCATTTTTTTTCTGCATGATTCTCTTTGTGGTGTAGAACTTTGGAAGAATTTTCCCTTTCGTTACGGAACTCTTTGTGGATTCGAAGTACTAGTGTATACTTGCAAAAACGTTATCGCAGTTCTCGAAAGTTTACATACGAAAGTATGATTTTGTTCAAATTTTGCCTGGTTTTTGGCCTCTCCTTTTTTTCAGTTGTGGATAAAAGCCAAAGTCCTTGGTTGACTAGACCTACCAAAAGATGTGCCTCTTCGAAACTGGGAAGGGAAACAATCTGCTTTTCTTTACACATTCTTTCCAAGAATTTTTGAAATGGTTTGATCACGTAGTCTTCATCTAAACTAAAAATTTCATCAGAACTGAGAACACTAAAGCAATCTTTGATCCATATCTGTACAAAATCAGGATCATCGGCAAGGTCCCATAAATGGTTTAGGGACTGTTTGAATTCTTTCCATGTCATAGTCTCCCAATTCCTTGTTTCTGCTTGGTTGATAATTTTGCATACTTCAAAGAAAATTTCTCTTTTATTGGAGAAATGATGGTAGAGAGCTCCTTTTGTCATTTTGAGCTCGCCTAATATATCTTCGATGGATGTTCCATTATAGCCTTTTTTTCCAAAAAGCTTTTTAGCAATTTTTAAAATTGCTTTTTTGGTTTCTTCACCTTGAATGATCTTTTCGTTTTGTTTATGAGAAATAGCCAAGGACATACTCCTTATAAAAGGTCAACATCCAAGATGATTTTACTTTTAGTTAAGACAAGAAGAAAATACATACCGACAGTATGTATTTTCCCGTATTTTGAACTTGGGTAGTTTAGTTTGGTTTATTTTTTCTCTACAACTTCTTTTAACTTAGAAAGGCCTGATTCGAAGTCTTTTCCAAGCATAGAATCTAAAAATAACCCAAAATAGCGGCCTATTGGAAAATCCAAATCACCTTCATTATGCCAGATGACTTTTGTTTGGTTACCATCCGCTTTCAATTCAAACTTTGAGGTTGCAAGCATAGGCTGTGGTTCATCAAATTTTAAATTCATCTTGATGAAGGAATTTGTTTCATAGGACTCTATGGTCATAGAACCCTTTCCATTGATGGGTCCATCCCATTCTTGTTTGTGGCCAGGCTTCCCTACTTCGCCCGTTACCGTTAGTTTTTGGTTTGGATCAAGGCTTGCCCAAATGGACCACTTGTCCCATTCGGAAAAATTGTTCAGAAACGGATAGATCGCGCTTGGGCTAGCATTAATTGTAATAGATCTCTCTACATGATACTGTGCAGGAAGAAATACAGCACCAAGCAAAATGATCGCTATAAAGGATACCAGTCCGATAAGGATTTTTTTTATCATCGTTTACCTCTCGTAAAAAGCAAAAGTTACCCTTGAAACAAAAAAAATGCAAACTAAAAACTGAGAAAATATGTACAAAACATACATACCGACGGTATGTATGTTGACAAAAAAACCTGAGGGTCTATTCTGTGCCTATGAATACCACCCAGAACCAGCGGCTTCTCCTGTTGGATTTTTTACGAGGATTTGCCTTGTTTGGAATCCTAGTGTCCAATATCCCTATTTTATCTGCACCAATCTATATTGATTCAACTTTCCAAGACTTAGCGGCAAAGTGCGTAAAAGCGCTCTATATGTTCTTTGTTACTGGAAAGTTTTTTGTGCTCTTTTCATTTGTTTTTGGTTATGGATTTGCCATTCTATTGCAAAGCATTGAAGCAAAAGGAAAGGATCCAAAACGTATCTACCTACGAAGGTTATTTGGTCTATTTATTCTCGGCTTGCTACATGCCTTTTTTCTGTTTGAAGGAGATATCCTAGTCTCGTATTCGCTATTAGGGCTGATGTTATATTACCTTAAAGACAAAGACCATGTATGGAAACGATATATTTTATGCTTTTGGATCCTATCTTTTATTGCCTATTTTGCACTTGGCCTCGTAAGTTATTATGGCTTTTCCGATGGAAAGGAATTAGCAAACAAACTCACCCAAGATTCCATTGTGAACCACTTGGGCAGCCTCAAACAAAACTTTGAACAACAAATCATCGACTATGGAATTGCATTTCCTTTCATTCTTCTATTCAATGTGCCGACTGCCGCAATGATGTTTTTGATAGGTCTTTGGGCAGGCAAACTACAAATTTTTGCTGACCCTCAAAAGATATGGGAATATGGTAAGGGAAAGAAAAGATATCTATTCTTAGTTGGAACCATTACAAACTTCGGTTATACGCTCAGTCAATTTTATCCAGACCATTTTTTCTTGGGTGTTTTACCTTCAAGTTTACTTGCCTTCGGAGGAATCAGCTATGCTTTGTTATACGTTTATGGAATTATCTACTTTCTATTTATTAAAAAATGGGAATCTAGTGCTCTGGTCAGGTATGTATCACAAGCAGGATCGATGTCCTTGACCAATTACCTTTCCCAATCTCTGATTTGCACTTTTATCTTCGATGGTTGGGGTCTAGGTTATTTTTCTTACCTCCATCCCGGGATAGTGCTTTTGTTAACCGTACCTATTTACGGTCTTAACCTTGTATTCTCAGCATTCTGGAAATCTAGGTTTGAACTTGGTCCGATGGAATGGCTTTTGCGAAAATGGACCTATGCATAAAAGGCAATTCCGGCGAAGAGTCAGGAATTGCTATTGAACCTATTTAAGGGCCGCTCACACATTTGATATTATAGTTATTTGGTTTGCCTGAAATCCCTTGTGTATTGGGTATCGACAGAACAAGCAAATGATTATAATATTCGTTACTAGTTAAAGTAGAAGAGGAATGAAATGTGCCTGAACTCATGTTTGGAAACAAAACAGTATCATAATACGTAGATTTTGACATATCCAAAAGGCTTAACCATTCATTCAGGTTTGGCAATCTCCAAGACCGAGATCCTAAGGTTAAATTTTTACAATATTGGTGAGCTCCAGACCAACTGTCAGTGCTAAGGGATCCCGTACAATTTGCATCATTGGTTTGACCAGCAGAGCATTTTTGCCAAACTAAAAGAGTTCTGTTGTCAGTAACAGTTCCATCCCCATTATCCTTTAAATCAAAACTAGGAGGAGACACACCATTGACACAATGTACTGGATTTGTTCCGCTTAAAAGCTGTACGGTTAAGAATTCGTTTAAGGCTAAACTGGAATTTGCCGCAGGAAGAAGCAAAGACGAAGTCCAGCGATTCATGTTTGCACCTGCCGTAGAAGGAGTATTAGGGAAATAAGTCGTATTCCAATGGAGAGTTGTCCCTGCCGTATTGTGCTCCATCAGTTGGTTTAACTCCTGCGCTGTAGGAAGCCGCCATTGTTTTAATCCTGCATAGCCTTGTCCAGAATTCACAGAATTCAAATTGTCACACTGCGTGACCGCATTTGCATATGTATACTGAGTGAAAGTTCCGCCCGTGCAACTATTTCCTGTTAATCCTTGATGGCAGGTTTTCCATACAATCCCCTTCAAGGTATCAATATTGATCGGATCATTTGGATAATTGGTTGTAGTCGTACTAAGTTGCACATTTTTGGCGTTCGGAAAATTTTGAAGTTCTCCGTCTTGGTTTGCCATAGTAGCTGTAACAGCAGAACAGACCGCCGCGGTAGCATCATTTACATAACACTTTGTCTGGCCAGTATCCGCAACCGGAGTCAAAAAATAAGGAGTAATCGTATAAGTTTTTTGAATGCCACTAGCACTTGTTAATACTACAGTCTGGTTTTTAGAAAAATCAATAACGGTTTCTTGGTCTTTGAAAGTCAGATCACCTATTTTGATGCTCACAGAATCTGAAACAATGCTAGGTATCATCTGATTTGCTTTTCCATATGGGAAGCGAATCGAAATGATGCTTTCGGAGATGGTTCCTACATAATCCTGGTTTAAATTGTTTAATGACCCTTTGAAACTAAAGGAAGTGAGAGTGGGGGCAGTCAAATTTGTCCCTACAGTGCGATTTTGATTTGAGCATAGTGATACGCGATCTGGTACGATTAACTTCAATACCAGTCGATCAAATGTAGGATTATTTGCTAAGATCTGATCGGCGATCCATTGGTCTTCTAAGGAGAAAGATTTTTTGTCGCATTCATTGTTCAATGAAGGTGGTTTACATGCACAAAACAAAATTGCGAAAACCACTATGATCAGATTGCGAGAGGTAGATCCCATCGTTTATGGATTTTCTAACTTAATGTCAAACGAGTGTAAAGCAATAAAAAAATGACCAGCTTTATGTCCTTTACTTTCATTAGACTGATTTTATTTGCAAATTAAAGACTTGCTAGAATTTTAAAAACAATAGCATCCAATTCAGCTATTGATAGAGCAACAATGGTGGAAAATCCAGCAAATCTCTCCGTAGAATACTCTCCAAGACAAAGATAAATTAGATCATTTTTCCAAGCCACTCTACACGGAACAAATCCAATCGCCGATGCAATCTGTTAGGTGTTACTACCGCTCCAATTCCATCAATTGAAAAGGATAGAATGTCACTCTGTAATTTCCTAAACTTTACTTTTTAGCAAAGGAACCTCCAATTCGATTGACAGCCTAATGAATGGGAGCATCCTTTTGAAGCGATTTATGTTTAGATTTGGTCTCTTCCTTCTCCTTTTGCTATCTTCTCAAGTCTTTGGAGATACCATCGTCTTGAAAAATGGACAAAAATTTGAAAATGTAAAATCAGAGATTCAATCGGACTTTGTTGTCTTTGAATGGAATGGAACCAAAAAGAGCTTTCCCAAAAAACAATTGGCTTCGCTAAAACTTCGTCCTGTGCTTCTAAACGATCCTGGCACTGCACCAACTAAGCCCACAAAAAAGCCCATCTCTGCAAGCGATGAACTGGCCAAGGAAAGGATCCGGATGGCTGAATCCTTCTTGGGACAATTTGATTGGGAATCGGAGATAGGTGGAAAGCCTACCGTTGCCTTTCTCCCTCTCGAGGCAGGAGAGGGTGTGAGCTCGGGTGAGATCGAAACCATCAACCAAATCTTTTCCACCACCCTAGTTCAAACCAATCTCTTTTCCATCATTGACCCCCAGTCATTAAAAAAGATAAAGTCAGAACAGGAAAAATTCAATCCGGACTGCAAAACCAATCGTAAAGATTGTAATATGTTATTGGGTTCACTTTTAAATGCGCAAAGGCTGATCACTGGTAAAGTGACCAAAGTGGGAAACATTCTATATCTCAACGCAATGGTAGTTGATCCCAGCGAGAAGCGAATTGAGTTCGCGGAAAGCGAAGTTATCGAACGATCTAAAGATATAGCCAGTGGATCAGAGTTGTTTAGTAAAAAAATTGCAGGCGGTATTTTAGAATATTACGATGTATCATATTACTCCAAATCTAATATTCCCAACCTAATCTACTTAAAACAGTCCGCCTACTTCCCTGGATTTGGTCAGATCAATTTTGGAAAGGAAAAAGAGCAAAATTTTGCATTCTACCGCGGCCTGACTTTTGGTGTAATTTCCAGTATCCTTATGTTTAAAGCATATACTGACTACCAGTCCTTCCAGAATGAAAAGGATAATTATAGGGAAAGTAAAGACATTCTTCTCTTAAGCAATACAAGGTCGCTTGATCTCATAAGCCTTTGGAATGAACAAAGGTCACTACAGAGGCTCGAGGGATCGGCTGCAGAGAGTAGAGAATCGGTCTCTTTATTGGGACTGGTATACCTATTCTCATTGGTAGATACGTATTACTTACCCAGTCTGCCAAATGTTTTGCCAAAAGCTTCTATGCACTTTCAGATGAAACCACAGACAAATGTATACGGCCAAAAAATGAATGAATCGGTTTATTCTCTAGAACTCAGGTATTTGTTTTGAAGCTTAGGAAGCGGTTCTTTCTTTTGGTCTGTTGTTGCTTTGTAGCATGTAACCCTTGGGATATTTCCAAGGTACGCTCAGATTACCTTTTGAAACTTTTAAGTATACTACTCCGTGACGAATCACCCTTTGTCATCAGTAGTATTTTTCCCAAAGATACATCGACAAACAATTTTAGAAATACAAATATCTTAATAGGTTTTTCTAAAAATACGGGAATTTTTTCTGAGATTCAAATCCTTTCCTCAAATGGAGAAAAAGTAAATGGAACTTTTAACTATTCAGGCAAATACATTTTATTTACACCTAAAGAGTTCCTTTCACCAAACACTACATTTACGATCAAAATCCCGAAGGAGAATGGGTTGGAATCGGAGTTTACTTCTACTTTCTCGACTGGTACAGAAATTGACATCACACCACCTAGGGTCAGCTCCACATCGCCCGAAGCAGGGGAGACTGGGTTCCCCCCAAACGGAACCATCATCATCACATTCACAGAGGCTATAGACCCAACTAGTTTAGCCGGCAACCAATTTACAATCTCTGGAAATCCAACAGGGAATATCAACCTAACAGATAGAACATTGGCTTTTGTGCCAAGTCCTAATTTGGCAAGCCTTACCCCTTTCATCGTTACATTGCGTACAGGAGTCAAGGATCTTGCTGGAAATTCTATGTCCGATCCCTATTCCTGGGTATTTTCCACTAGTAGCACTCCTTCTAGTACATGCCAGTATGATTTTGGTATTTTTAATTCTTGTATCTTTGATTGATGAGGACAAATGCATGAAAGAAACTTTGAGAGAACTTTCCAAATTAGGAACAAAAGGATTTATCACTGGCATTGCTTTTGCCTTTGGTATCTATACATTCGATATATTTGCCATTACCATTACCGGAACAATCAATACGTTTTTTTCCGGCCAAGTCATTAAAGCCAATGATTTGAATACCAACTTTTCTTCATTGAGGACTGCCATTGAGTCTATACCAGACTTCACAAAGAATGGAGTCAATGCCGTCTTTGCAGGTGGCGGATTGATGCTGAACACGTCAACACTTGCGAACTCTTCTACTCTATCTGTCAATGGAAGAATCTCTTCTCGAAATTTAGGACTGTATTGTGGAGTGACAAGTAGTACGACTGGGAATGCAGGCGGCTTTACGGGGCTTAGGTCAGCTTGTGCAACGGCTTGCGGCAATACGAATGCGCATGTATGCACTGCTCATGAGATGTCTTTAACACGCCAACAAGGGATTAGCGTAGCTGAGCCTAGTTGGTTTTCAGCTTATGGCTATTGGTTGGGTACGGTTTCATTGAATGTTTATGATTGCAATGGTTGGACGAGTGCATCGGCCGCACAAGGGGGGACTGCAAATGAGTCTGGAGGGGTTACGTGGAAGACTTGTGATACCAGCAATCCAGTAGCTTGTTGTCTATAATCAAATTATTTACAGGCTTTATTTACTTGGGAACTCACAAAACTGTCGGATGATTTCATGCATCATATCACGTGTTTTCATTAAGATGGTATAGCGCCAAAATTCGGAATCAGGATAAAAATACCGAAAGAATTTTTCTTCGATTGCATACCTGTTCTTTTGGAACCAAGAGCCATAATGACGGATTCGGTTTTCTGCAACGATGAGAAAACTCGTCCAAACGGCTTGTAAAAATTTGGTATTTCCTGTTGTGCCAATCTCCACAGTTAATGGTATGATTTCTTTGTCATTAGGTAGAATTTTGGACAATAGATCTGTAAAATCTCCTGCAGTTTTATAGAAAGCACCACCTGATCCCGGTTTGAGTAGAGATTGACCATTTGTAACTTGAGAAATGAATTGATCTTCTTTGCTTCCTAAATCAGCATTCTGGATGAGCACAACATCATTCGCCTCTCCATGGCCTGTATGGAGATCCAAATGGAGGATAGATTTGTATCCTTTGCATTGGTCTTTAAAATTTCTCTTAAGGCGTTTAACAACCGTCTCTGGCCTCTTCCCTCCAAAGTAGAGTCCTTCCTTATACTCATATTGTCCTCTCACAAAGGCATTCGAAAAATTTGTAATCCCAATACGAAGCATGATGCCCAAAAATCGAAGAAAGAAAATAGCAAACTCAAGTGGTAAAAAAGTAAAAGGAAATTTCGGAGTAAAAAATGAGGCAAATCTACGGTAGCCTAAGTTTCTTTCTTTTTTTGGAATTTTTTCCTTCTTAAAAAAGAAATTACGATTCAAATCAATATTGTTTTCATTGACTCTCTTTCGGTTTTTAAAACCAAAAGTGTTGATGCCATGCAAAAAGAAGTAATCACAACCTTTCGCAAAATTTCCAGATAAGATTTCCTGTAAAAAAAGACGCTGGACTGCGCTGCCAGTAAATCCTTCCACTCCATGAATCCCAGAGGTAATCAGTATTAACCTATTGCTTCGCTTTTTCTTTGGCTGAAAGAAGAAGGAATCAATGGGATCCTCTACCTTTGAAAACGTAATTTTCTCAATCCTGGATTCAGGAAATTTCTTTTTTACTTTCTTTGTTAGAATTAGAAAATCCTTTCGGCACTCCTCGTATGTTTCAAAAAACAGTGCTTTGGTGTAGGCAGATTGGTTTTTATTTGTATGTAATGTATTTGTCATAAATGGAGAGAAAAAAATGAATCAATACGTTCAAATTCTATACTTTTGTACCATAGACTTCATCAACAGAATTTTTTTCTTTCTGTTTGATTTGTTTTTCTTTTTGCAATGGCTCTGCCATTGAAATGTAATGCATTCGTTTTGTTCCAAACCTTTGTTCTCGTTGCAATTTTAGAGCAGTATTGGACATACGAAGCATGCAGAAACTCAAATACATTTGGAAAACCATTCATTTTTTAAAAGACCTACAAATACAAAACTCTACCCTTCCATCCGTAGAAGAAATACAGATCGAAACTTCCAAACAAAAATTGAATGCGGATGTCTATATCCCAAAGGGAAGGAGCCTAGGTACCATTGTCACGATCAATGGACTAGCCCCACTTGGCAATCGCGACCCACGATTCATCATTGTGAATAAGAGTCTACAAAACTTTGGTTTTACGGTCGTTAGCCCCTATTATGAAGATATTTGCAATTTTTACATTTCAAAAGAAAATATATCTCTCATCCGCGAATCTATTGAATGGATATCTTCCAGGGAAGAACTTACCAGTTCCGGAAAGGTCTCCTTATTTGCTCCATCCTTTTCAGGCTCTTTGAGTCTCATCGTCAGCTCCGACAAACGAATGAAACCAATCACAAATGCAATCTGTAGTATAGGTGCCTATGGAAATGTAAAAACGGTGATCCAAAATCTTTTTTCAAACCAAGACTTAGATGAATATGGAAGGATGATCCTTCTACTTAATTTTTTACCTCTTTCGATAGGTGAAAATCAAGAATTATACCAAGCAATACGATTTGCACTCTTGGATAACTATTTCAAAGAGCATGACAAACGTTTGGCCCCCTTTCTTAAAAATATGTCTGAAGAAAATATAACTCTATTCAATCAACTTCGATCACAGGCAGAGACAAGATTATATCACTGGGAAAGGATTTTGGGGAATGGTGGAGAGAGTAAACATCTACTATCGGATTTGTCTGTTTTGGAGCATTTAAAAGAGGTAAGCTCTCCCGTTCTCCTCGTACACGGATATAAGGATGATGTAGTGCCTGCCAGTGAAGCTGACCTAATGGCTGAAGAACTCAAAAAACACCACTCGCTTTGGAATGTATGCAAAACCAATCTCATCTCACATGGTGATACTGGTTTTTCCCTACTCTCACTCATTGAATTGCCAAAATTGATTCGTTCATTTGCATTTTTTTTCAAATATGCGACAAACTAAGCACCTATATTTTGTTAACTGAAGAGGGATAGGCAAGATTGGCTTTGCCGACAACGAGTGAAATGTCATCTCGATACCCTTTTGTAGACCGATGCTCTTCAAGTCTTGCCTCAATTGTTTGGCAAATATCCTCGGGAGATAGTCCGCTAATTTCCTGGAGATCTCTTTCCAATAAGACTTCTCCATAAAGTGTTCCATCTTTCGAAATTTCTTCAAATACTCCATCTGAAAAAAGGAAGAAGGTGAAACTATCCTGTAAGGGAAGAGATACTGACTCAAACTCGCTTTCCTTTGAAAGTCCAATGATCCTTCCATAGGATTGCAGATGATGCCATTGATTTCCATTTCGTAAATACTGAGTAGGATGACCAGCCGAGCTATATACGAGTGTTTTACTGGATAAATCTATCTCCAACAATGCGATCGTACAAAAATATCCTAATTTCTGATAATTCTCGATGAATACTTTGTTGAATTGATTTAATACATCATGCAAGGGAATCGATTGGTACATAAATTTTAACAATTCGGATCGGATTAAAAGTGTCATGAGTGCCGCTTCGATTCCATGACCTGTTGCATCGACTAAAAAAATGCGAAGTTTCTTTTCTTGCAAAGGAACAATACCAAATGTATCCCCTCCTACTTCAGTCAACGGCCGAATCCAAGTAGAAAATTGAATCTCATCAAATTGGAAGTTTTGGGATGGCAACAAATTTCTCTGGATGTTTCCCGCAAAACGTAGGTCTTTTTTTAATTTGTACAGATAGTTTTCAGCCTTCTCTTTGGCAAAGGTGGCTTTTTGATTCTCTTCCAGACTTTTTTGGACAAAGCGGAAGACGATTGTAAAATTGGCAAACAAACCGATCGCTAACCAAAAAACAGTAACAATTGTAGTCTCCTCGGAAATTATATTCTTTGCTATATTTGCAATATAGAATTTGCGAATAAACTCAGTTTCGGCAAAGATACCCATACATAAAGAGGAGATCACAGATACAAATATTGTAAATATCCCAATTCTTTTGTTTTCACTTACAGAAGCAATCGTGGTAAATACAAAATATGATCCTAATAAAGGAGATCGCAAATTTCCGGAAGCTACGATGAGTCCACTAACTACCATTAGATCAATAAATAAAGGGAAGAACATTCGGATAGACAAATTGGAGAGATTTTTGTCCAACAACTTCATTTCGGAAAACATCACCCAAAAAAGACTAAAGATGATATGGAAAAGTAATAATAAACTTAGATGAAAGGAAAGTTCATGAAAAATCTTTAGATAGGATATAGAAACAAAGGAAATCAATATTCTTGCTACATTAAAAATTCGGATTCTATGAACCAAATAAGGCTGCATACCGTATCAATCGAATTGCTTCTTTTTTTTTCACCTATATTC containing:
- a CDS encoding SRPBCC family protein, which produces MIKKILIGLVSFIAIILLGAVFLPAQYHVERSITINASPSAIYPFLNNFSEWDKWSIWASLDPNQKLTVTGEVGKPGHKQEWDGPINGKGSMTIESYETNSFIKMNLKFDEPQPMLATSKFELKADGNQTKVIWHNEGDLDFPIGRYFGLFLDSMLGKDFESGLSKLKEVVEKK
- a CDS encoding DUF418 domain-containing protein → MNTTQNQRLLLLDFLRGFALFGILVSNIPILSAPIYIDSTFQDLAAKCVKALYMFFVTGKFFVLFSFVFGYGFAILLQSIEAKGKDPKRIYLRRLFGLFILGLLHAFFLFEGDILVSYSLLGLMLYYLKDKDHVWKRYILCFWILSFIAYFALGLVSYYGFSDGKELANKLTQDSIVNHLGSLKQNFEQQIIDYGIAFPFILLFNVPTAAMMFLIGLWAGKLQIFADPQKIWEYGKGKKRYLFLVGTITNFGYTLSQFYPDHFFLGVLPSSLLAFGGISYALLYVYGIIYFLFIKKWESSALVRYVSQAGSMSLTNYLSQSLICTFIFDGWGLGYFSYLHPGIVLLLTVPIYGLNLVFSAFWKSRFELGPMEWLLRKWTYA
- a CDS encoding DUF1566 domain-containing protein, with protein sequence MGSTSRNLIIVVFAILFCACKPPSLNNECDKKSFSLEDQWIADQILANNPTFDRLVLKLIVPDRVSLCSNQNRTVGTNLTAPTLTSFSFKGSLNNLNQDYVGTISESIISIRFPYGKANQMIPSIVSDSVSIKIGDLTFKDQETVIDFSKNQTVVLTSASGIQKTYTITPYFLTPVADTGQTKCYVNDATAAVCSAVTATMANQDGELQNFPNAKNVQLSTTTTNYPNDPINIDTLKGIVWKTCHQGLTGNSCTGGTFTQYTYANAVTQCDNLNSVNSGQGYAGLKQWRLPTAQELNQLMEHNTAGTTLHWNTTYFPNTPSTAGANMNRWTSSLLLPAANSSLALNEFLTVQLLSGTNPVHCVNGVSPPSFDLKDNGDGTVTDNRTLLVWQKCSAGQTNDANCTGSLSTDSWSGAHQYCKNLTLGSRSWRLPNLNEWLSLLDMSKSTYYDTVLFPNMSSGTFHSSSTLTSNEYYNHLLVLSIPNTQGISGKPNNYNIKCVSGP
- a CDS encoding alpha/beta hydrolase family protein is translated as MQKLKYIWKTIHFLKDLQIQNSTLPSVEEIQIETSKQKLNADVYIPKGRSLGTIVTINGLAPLGNRDPRFIIVNKSLQNFGFTVVSPYYEDICNFYISKENISLIRESIEWISSREELTSSGKVSLFAPSFSGSLSLIVSSDKRMKPITNAICSIGAYGNVKTVIQNLFSNQDLDEYGRMILLLNFLPLSIGENQELYQAIRFALLDNYFKEHDKRLAPFLKNMSEENITLFNQLRSQAETRLYHWERILGNGGESKHLLSDLSVLEHLKEVSSPVLLVHGYKDDVVPASEADLMAEELKKHHSLWNVCKTNLISHGDTGFSLLSLIELPKLIRSFAFFFKYATN
- a CDS encoding PP2C family protein-serine/threonine phosphatase, translated to MQPYLVHRIRIFNVARILISFVSISYLKIFHELSFHLSLLLLFHIIFSLFWVMFSEMKLLDKNLSNLSIRMFFPLFIDLMVVSGLIVASGNLRSPLLGSYFVFTTIASVSENKRIGIFTIFVSVISSLCMGIFAETEFIRKFYIANIAKNIISEETTIVTVFWLAIGLFANFTIVFRFVQKSLEENQKATFAKEKAENYLYKLKKDLRFAGNIQRNLLPSQNFQFDEIQFSTWIRPLTEVGGDTFGIVPLQEKKLRIFLVDATGHGIEAALMTLLIRSELLKFMYQSIPLHDVLNQFNKVFIENYQKLGYFCTIALLEIDLSSKTLVYSSAGHPTQYLRNGNQWHHLQSYGRIIGLSKESEFESVSLPLQDSFTFFLFSDGVFEEISKDGTLYGEVLLERDLQEISGLSPEDICQTIEARLEEHRSTKGYRDDISLVVGKANLAYPSSVNKI
- a CDS encoding SMP-30/gluconolactonase/LRE family protein — encoded protein: MKKLLLSIGVFFLLFAITIRLLYGGGEIFPDPKLKSLLTDANLELVADLPEAPGNIAVSKEGRVFITLHPEGKPSLAKVAEIKNGQIVPYPSAELQEKLYHSPQGIRIDDQNRLWTIDHGDNGINGARLVAIDLSNGSIQIDHTFSKEVAPVLSYLQDLVIDPSGNYVIIADVNFFGKKPAFVLYDIRNKRERRALENIPEVKPKDFLIQAYSGPMSRLGGLIAMKPGIDSIAIDSKSEWVYFAAMTHDRLYRIPFLKLIDESLGENELKASIEDFGPKILSDGITIDNEGNLFLTDVEHQAIAKLSKNGELVYSIQSKRFRWPDGLSWGPDGYLYIADSDIPSLVLQPKAKILEHAPFQLFRYKPGSQGRIGH
- a CDS encoding M14 family metallopeptidase — encoded protein: MTNTLHTNKNQSAYTKALFFETYEECRKDFLILTKKVKKKFPESRIEKITFSKVEDPIDSFFFQPKKKRSNRLILITSGIHGVEGFTGSAVQRLFLQEILSGNFAKGCDYFFLHGINTFGFKNRKRVNENNIDLNRNFFFKKEKIPKKERNLGYRRFASFFTPKFPFTFLPLEFAIFFLRFLGIMLRIGITNFSNAFVRGQYEYKEGLYFGGKRPETVVKRLKRNFKDQCKGYKSILHLDLHTGHGEANDVVLIQNADLGSKEDQFISQVTNGQSLLKPGSGGAFYKTAGDFTDLLSKILPNDKEIIPLTVEIGTTGNTKFLQAVWTSFLIVAENRIRHYGSWFQKNRYAIEEKFFRYFYPDSEFWRYTILMKTRDMMHEIIRQFCEFPSK
- a CDS encoding Ig-like domain-containing protein: MKLRKRFFLLVCCCFVACNPWDISKVRSDYLLKLLSILLRDESPFVISSIFPKDTSTNNFRNTNILIGFSKNTGIFSEIQILSSNGEKVNGTFNYSGKYILFTPKEFLSPNTTFTIKIPKENGLESEFTSTFSTGTEIDITPPRVSSTSPEAGETGFPPNGTIIITFTEAIDPTSLAGNQFTISGNPTGNINLTDRTLAFVPSPNLASLTPFIVTLRTGVKDLAGNSMSDPYSWVFSTSSTPSSTCQYDFGIFNSCIFD
- a CDS encoding TetR/AcrR family transcriptional regulator, with protein sequence MSLAISHKQNEKIIQGEETKKAILKIAKKLFGKKGYNGTSIEDILGELKMTKGALYHHFSNKREIFFEVCKIINQAETRNWETMTWKEFKQSLNHLWDLADDPDFVQIWIKDCFSVLSSDEIFSLDEDYVIKPFQKFLERMCKEKQIVSLPSFEEAHLLVGLVNQGLWLLSTTEKKERPKTRQNLNKIILSYVNFRELR